From one Bacteroides eggerthii genomic stretch:
- the crcB gene encoding fluoride efflux transporter CrcB: MTKILIAVFLGGGTGSLLRYCVQMALHERIVPYSFPWATFAVNITGSFLIGLFYALSARFNLSTEVRMLLTTGLCGGFTTFSTFSNDGLILMKQGFYGLFATYTLLSILLGIFAALGGSIVGRTF, encoded by the coding sequence ATGACTAAAATACTGATAGCCGTATTCCTGGGCGGCGGCACCGGCAGCCTATTACGCTATTGCGTACAAATGGCCCTTCACGAACGGATAGTGCCCTACTCCTTTCCCTGGGCCACGTTTGCCGTCAACATAACCGGAAGTTTTCTGATAGGGCTGTTCTATGCCTTGTCCGCACGTTTCAACCTATCTACGGAAGTACGCATGTTGCTGACCACCGGATTGTGCGGCGGCTTCACCACCTTTTCCACATTCTCCAATGACGGATTGATCCTGATGAAACAAGGATTCTACGGACTGTTCGCCACATATACTCTATTAAGTATCCTGCTGGGCATATTCGCAGCATTGGGCGGAAGCATCGTAGGGCGAACTTTTTAA